In the genome of Marispirochaeta sp., one region contains:
- a CDS encoding ABC transporter ATP-binding protein: MIRLVDIRKRFGDLLLFERLSLTAPGGKVSVILGPSGCGKTSLLDMLAGIIEPDSGGIEGVGTRRISYLFQEPRLIPWRTIRGNLEFVLQGNDGLGDRAQVRKRAEDALARVGMRDFADAYPAELSGGMRQRAVIARAFAYPGEILLMDEPLQALDLARKLDLVEWFLSLWAETTPTTLFVTHDIQEALILGDYISVLSAPPGRVIKEIENPVLPAERRLEDPRLMEMEAELYRTILNRRR; encoded by the coding sequence TGCTCCGGGAGGAAAGGTCTCCGTAATTCTGGGGCCGTCGGGCTGCGGCAAGACAAGCCTTCTGGATATGCTGGCGGGGATAATTGAGCCTGACAGCGGAGGTATCGAAGGGGTAGGGACGCGGCGGATCAGCTACCTTTTTCAGGAACCCCGGCTAATACCCTGGCGCACCATCCGGGGCAACCTTGAGTTTGTGCTTCAGGGGAACGATGGTCTTGGAGACCGGGCCCAGGTACGCAAAAGGGCAGAGGATGCCCTGGCCAGGGTAGGAATGCGGGACTTCGCCGACGCGTATCCCGCGGAGCTGTCCGGAGGAATGCGTCAGCGCGCAGTAATCGCCCGGGCTTTTGCCTACCCGGGAGAGATCCTTTTAATGGACGAACCTTTGCAGGCCCTGGATTTGGCGCGGAAACTGGATCTGGTAGAGTGGTTTCTCTCGCTGTGGGCGGAAACGACTCCTACAACACTTTTTGTGACGCATGACATTCAGGAGGCCTTAATCCTGGGGGATTACATAAGCGTACTCTCCGCTCCTCCGGGACGGGTAATAAAGGAGATTGAGAATCCGGTTCTCCCTGCAGAGCGTCGTTTGGAGGATCCCAGGTTGATGGAGATGGAGGCGGAGCTGTACCGGACCATACTTAACAGAAGAAGATGA
- a CDS encoding metallophosphoesterase family protein, protein MKLLIVSDIHGSSEMLQELLQREKNAQGILVAGDLTHFGGRKQAAPLVDVLRSFSVPVAAIHGNCDRASVAELLSEEGLSAERDSLSLLDLPVVGLGGSLPAPIPTPSTYSEEDAAAVLGTLGNGLDGREWIFLVHQPPSKSEADRIASGRHVGSRSVADFIIKHRPSLVCTGHIHESFSVSRFADSLLVNPGSLKDGRYAVAELGPEEVTAELLRI, encoded by the coding sequence ATGAAACTTTTGATTGTCTCGGATATCCACGGTTCCAGTGAAATGCTTCAGGAGCTGCTACAGAGGGAAAAGAACGCGCAAGGTATACTCGTCGCGGGAGACCTTACCCATTTTGGAGGAAGAAAACAGGCCGCGCCTCTGGTGGATGTACTGCGGAGTTTTTCTGTTCCCGTAGCGGCAATCCACGGCAACTGTGACCGCGCCAGTGTCGCTGAACTGCTCTCAGAGGAGGGGCTCTCCGCCGAGCGGGACTCATTGTCTCTATTGGATCTGCCTGTGGTTGGCCTTGGGGGGTCTCTGCCGGCACCGATTCCCACTCCCTCGACCTACAGCGAAGAGGACGCTGCCGCGGTGCTGGGGACCTTGGGCAATGGACTTGACGGCCGCGAGTGGATATTCCTTGTTCATCAGCCTCCATCCAAAAGTGAAGCCGACCGCATCGCCTCCGGCAGACATGTTGGCAGCCGCTCTGTGGCAGACTTTATTATCAAACACCGTCCCTCCCTGGTCTGCACCGGACACATTCATGAGTCCTTTTCCGTATCAAGATTCGCAGATTCCCTGCTGGTAAACCCGGGAAGCCTCAAGGATGGCCGCTATGCTGTGGCCGAACTTGGACCGGAGGAAGTTACGGCGGAATTACTGCGTATATAG
- a CDS encoding helix-turn-helix domain-containing protein: MDIPPAKEYLSKDFFSDGSLALHVLHMDLSIEYPLHHHDFYELVLVYNGSGLHICGEKSSNVISGDILFIPVLQEHAYQNVKELSYVNIIFSKSLLPNTFIDPTVFLHLHLTEFDLKILLNIVNQLDREIYRKEIEYAEFSKSLLIQLLIKVKRTIHKSSYLVDTNIELRVQNVIEFICSNLSSHYTLRELSEMANTSSRNFSRVFKRLYGLSVFQYINMERIKESIILIRETTMTITQISSLVGFDEPSYFSLLFKKIMKCSPSNYRHL, translated from the coding sequence ATGGATATTCCTCCGGCAAAAGAATATCTCTCTAAAGATTTCTTTTCTGACGGAAGTTTAGCCTTACATGTTTTGCATATGGATCTTTCTATCGAATATCCTTTACATCACCATGATTTTTATGAATTAGTGCTCGTTTATAATGGATCAGGTTTGCATATATGTGGGGAAAAATCATCTAATGTTATTTCCGGAGATATCTTATTTATCCCTGTCTTACAAGAACATGCATATCAAAACGTTAAGGAACTTTCGTATGTAAACATCATTTTTTCTAAGAGTCTATTGCCAAATACATTTATAGATCCCACGGTTTTTCTTCATCTTCATCTAACCGAATTCGACTTGAAGATCCTTTTGAATATTGTGAATCAACTAGATAGAGAAATCTATAGAAAAGAGATTGAATATGCAGAATTTTCAAAATCTCTCCTTATCCAGCTGCTCATAAAGGTTAAAAGGACGATTCACAAATCATCGTATCTTGTTGATACAAACATTGAGCTGCGTGTACAAAATGTAATTGAATTTATATGCAGCAATCTTTCAAGTCATTATACTTTACGTGAACTATCAGAAATGGCTAATACGAGTTCAAGGAATTTTTCACGTGTATTCAAGAGATTATATGGTTTATCCGTTTTTCAATATATAAATATGGAAAGAATCAAGGAATCAATAATTCTAATAAGGGAAACAACTATGACAATCACTCAAATCTCCTCCTTGGTTGGTTTTGATGAACCAAGTTATTTCTCATTGTTATTTAAGAAGATCATGAAGTGTTCCCCCTCAAACTACCGGCATTTATAA
- a CDS encoding histidine kinase, with protein sequence MKLRNIVLDEEDSPNIVTNFINGVLSYIQGYYRKNMKIFHKDEYFEELHISLARLLSYLNNERDYVDIKEEIDFINTYISIQKKRFEDVDFQINIDNNLSGYVVEKKLLFRIIEIILMEHIEGVNSITKINISINSKSNKGEIMLYEGKEKGLEKVYHLKLL encoded by the coding sequence ATGAAACTTAGAAATATAGTTCTCGATGAAGAAGATTCACCCAATATAGTGACTAATTTCATTAATGGAGTTCTTTCCTATATACAAGGGTATTATCGGAAAAATATGAAAATATTTCATAAGGATGAGTACTTTGAAGAATTACACATAAGTCTTGCTCGATTATTATCATACCTGAATAATGAGCGTGATTATGTAGATATTAAAGAAGAGATCGACTTTATCAATACATATATAAGTATACAAAAGAAACGATTTGAAGATGTGGATTTCCAAATTAATATAGATAATAATTTAAGCGGGTACGTGGTTGAAAAGAAACTGCTGTTTCGGATTATCGAGATAATTTTAATGGAACATATTGAAGGAGTCAATTCTATTACCAAAATAAACATTTCTATCAATTCCAAAAGCAATAAAGGAGAGATTATGTTATATGAAGGAAAAGAAAAGGGCCTGGAGAAGGTTTATCATCTAAAGTTATTATAA
- a CDS encoding PAS domain-containing protein produces MFKVIEIIDRYKIKISIGLILLYIIGVVSIIKIPEVGIQHIIFISVPTVLFSLIHYVTGIAIGLISVLIVLITHFEQQKVTLTLNTYVLYGVGILMNTGMSYLVGGLKDAYLRNKKAFQEVEQSKAKYQKVVDNIREGMVIVDSKGSVIFMNRSASVMLNLPIDNIGFRFLDAFKTSIPFDENCGVDENGLGSVTEYLLEYDHPEQGIRQIAIAETPYLNREGNISGSLKFMQDITVVREKEISIELLKKRNEYLFAELNDRISNKLNAINSYINLYLRNDKICKSEGLDKLDDIIHTMAFMNSEFFKNFQQQTVNLETCIARIIHDLSEKYYYSSIHIQLDLTRKDVHIDIAVPFGMLFTIIVANIFLKHRNEIIKPMVSIDMGIEREKCEIQIAVDTRDFFSDLKDGESRDIEKEIISALLLQFHGSLETVSGAGTAIKLMF; encoded by the coding sequence ATGTTCAAGGTAATAGAGATAATAGATAGATATAAGATAAAGATTTCTATCGGTCTGATCCTATTGTACATTATCGGGGTCGTTTCAATTATTAAGATACCGGAAGTCGGCATCCAGCATATAATTTTCATCTCTGTTCCCACTGTGCTTTTTTCTCTTATCCATTATGTTACCGGCATTGCAATTGGCCTTATATCTGTGCTGATTGTTCTCATTACTCATTTTGAACAGCAGAAAGTAACGTTGACCTTGAATACATATGTCTTGTATGGCGTAGGGATTTTAATGAACACTGGCATGTCCTATCTCGTTGGAGGCCTGAAGGATGCCTATCTGCGGAATAAAAAGGCTTTTCAGGAAGTTGAACAGTCAAAGGCCAAATATCAGAAGGTTGTGGACAATATCCGGGAGGGGATGGTTATTGTGGATAGCAAGGGATCGGTAATTTTCATGAACCGTTCCGCGTCGGTGATGTTGAATCTTCCTATTGATAATATCGGTTTCAGGTTCCTTGATGCTTTTAAGACAAGCATCCCCTTTGATGAGAATTGCGGAGTGGATGAGAATGGACTTGGTTCGGTGACAGAGTATCTACTTGAATATGATCATCCGGAACAGGGGATCCGCCAGATAGCCATAGCTGAGACACCATATTTAAACAGGGAAGGTAATATTTCCGGCAGCTTGAAGTTCATGCAGGATATCACGGTTGTGAGAGAAAAGGAAATTAGCATTGAACTCCTAAAAAAGCGGAACGAATACCTTTTTGCTGAGTTGAATGATAGAATCAGTAATAAGCTCAATGCGATCAACTCATATATTAACCTCTATCTCAGAAATGATAAGATCTGCAAGTCAGAAGGGCTGGATAAACTTGATGATATAATTCATACAATGGCTTTCATGAATTCCGAATTCTTTAAGAATTTCCAGCAGCAAACTGTTAATCTGGAAACCTGCATAGCCAGGATTATACATGATCTATCTGAAAAGTATTATTACAGCTCGATCCATATACAATTAGATTTAACGAGAAAGGATGTCCACATTGATATAGCGGTCCCCTTCGGTATGTTGTTTACGATCATAGTCGCTAATATCTTCCTGAAGCACAGGAACGAAATTATTAAACCCATGGTCTCCATAGATATGGGTATAGAACGTGAAAAATGTGAAATCCAAATCGCTGTTGATACAAGAGATTTCTTTTCTGATCTGAAGGATGGAGAAAGCCGAGACATTGAGAAAGAGATAATTTCTGCGTTGCTTTTACAATTTCATGGATCTCTTGAAACAGTCTCAGGTGCCGGCACTGCAATAAAGCTCATGTTCTGA
- a CDS encoding NUDIX domain-containing protein, with translation MSYPEPTVGAVILNPEGKILLCKSHKWENKWVIPGGHIELGEKMEDALRREIHEETGLEIYSAKLLGIKESIFSDTFHEPRHFIFIDYLCRTNSSLVTLNDEAQEYAWVKLEDIVQYELGGFTRSLLDRLHYDKSSADQVEIFYNY, from the coding sequence ATGAGCTACCCAGAACCAACCGTCGGCGCGGTAATCCTCAACCCGGAAGGGAAAATCTTACTGTGTAAATCACATAAATGGGAGAACAAATGGGTCATCCCCGGGGGGCACATAGAATTGGGTGAGAAGATGGAAGACGCCCTCCGGCGTGAAATCCATGAAGAAACTGGACTCGAGATCTATTCCGCGAAACTGCTGGGAATCAAAGAAAGCATTTTCAGCGATACCTTCCATGAACCAAGGCACTTTATCTTCATTGATTATCTCTGCAGAACCAACAGTTCATTGGTAACCCTGAATGATGAAGCTCAGGAATATGCCTGGGTTAAGCTTGAGGACATTGTTCAATATGAGCTTGGAGGATTTACCCGATCCCTTCTGGATAGATTACACTACGATAAGTCCTCCGCGGACCAGGTGGAGATCTTCTATAACTATTGA
- a CDS encoding bifunctional diguanylate cyclase/phosphodiesterase, with translation MTNSNIPKQILKALSLGIAILVVTFLVYKTGGIKRVYSHSMYPIILLAGFWFGVKGGVVTAIAAGLMLGPKMPMDVTTGELQTIINWMYRLFIFVGTGGIWGSIVDYLRSRLDMLKWAATHDPETGLATLSLLEDHFARLKAEQPADNRIVVSLCSIENHDEIVSAFGLRSGESVMLQFAERAEKYCPEGSVIFLKRMGKLIVLIPAAGNVEADIAPRIRQITMEPFSVDDIPIHLELSVGFMQTNLGTDDSALELVRKATIAQEEARYLDSEYAVFTRNLQVKPIEAISLIGELRRAINNDELYLDYQAKVGGIDRHLLSVEALVRWKHPRLGNISPGAFIPYAEKSDLINPMTDWVIEKALQQLKLWQGQEFFTRIAINISARNLQAGDFADRLMKQLERYNISPDSIELEVTEWTFMKNHKTVLETLDTLSKIPVFLAIDDFGTGYSSLQYINRIPSNSIKIDRSFIQQIDTYPSVFQVVRAAVRVGHALGMEVVAEGVETDSQYNMVQKARCDAVQGFYIHRPSSPEELYKQFARKGTGQRN, from the coding sequence ATGACAAACAGTAATATACCTAAGCAAATCCTCAAGGCATTGAGCCTTGGCATAGCAATTCTTGTCGTAACCTTCCTGGTATATAAAACAGGTGGAATCAAGCGCGTCTACTCTCATTCGATGTATCCAATAATCCTGCTTGCTGGTTTCTGGTTCGGGGTAAAAGGTGGTGTTGTCACCGCAATTGCAGCCGGCTTAATGCTTGGGCCGAAAATGCCAATGGATGTTACTACCGGTGAACTTCAGACTATTATCAATTGGATGTACAGACTATTCATATTCGTCGGTACCGGTGGAATATGGGGATCAATCGTTGATTACCTTCGATCCAGACTCGATATGCTGAAATGGGCAGCCACTCATGATCCAGAAACCGGTTTGGCAACGCTATCCCTTCTTGAGGATCATTTCGCAAGATTAAAAGCAGAACAGCCTGCAGATAATAGGATTGTCGTGTCTTTGTGCTCCATCGAAAACCACGATGAGATCGTGAGTGCCTTCGGCTTAAGATCCGGAGAATCCGTTATGCTTCAGTTCGCAGAAAGAGCAGAAAAGTATTGTCCGGAAGGATCGGTTATATTTCTTAAACGGATGGGGAAACTGATTGTTCTCATTCCTGCTGCTGGAAATGTGGAAGCGGATATCGCACCAAGAATCAGGCAGATAACAATGGAGCCTTTTAGCGTGGATGATATACCGATTCATCTTGAACTTTCTGTAGGCTTCATGCAAACCAATCTTGGAACAGATGACTCTGCTCTCGAACTTGTTAGAAAGGCAACAATCGCTCAGGAAGAAGCACGGTATCTCGACAGCGAGTATGCAGTATTTACACGAAACCTTCAGGTAAAACCAATAGAAGCTATTTCTTTGATTGGTGAACTCCGGCGAGCCATAAACAATGATGAGTTATACCTTGACTATCAAGCCAAAGTAGGGGGAATTGACCGCCATCTTTTAAGTGTTGAAGCCCTGGTACGATGGAAGCACCCCCGGCTGGGAAATATCAGCCCTGGAGCTTTTATTCCTTATGCAGAAAAGAGTGATTTAATAAATCCTATGACCGACTGGGTAATAGAGAAGGCGCTGCAGCAGCTTAAGCTGTGGCAGGGGCAAGAATTCTTTACCAGGATCGCAATCAATATTTCCGCTAGAAACCTTCAAGCCGGCGATTTTGCCGACAGGCTCATGAAGCAGCTTGAGCGATATAATATTAGTCCTGATTCTATTGAGTTGGAAGTTACAGAATGGACCTTTATGAAGAATCACAAGACTGTACTGGAGACCCTTGATACGCTTTCAAAAATTCCTGTATTCCTTGCAATCGATGACTTCGGGACCGGATATTCTTCTCTTCAATACATCAATCGGATACCGAGTAATTCCATAAAAATCGACAGATCGTTTATCCAGCAGATTGATACATATCCAAGTGTTTTCCAGGTGGTCCGAGCCGCGGTGAGAGTCGGCCACGCGCTTGGTATGGAAGTAGTAGCAGAAGGCGTTGAGACGGATAGTCAGTACAACATGGTTCAGAAAGCTCGATGCGATGCCGTACAGGGGTTTTACATCCATCGGCCGAGTAGTCCGGAGGAGCTATACAAACAGTTTGCACGTAAAGGAACCGGGCAAAGAAACTGA
- a CDS encoding IS3 family transposase, translating to MIDPNHPELSIAQQCRTLEVTRSSYYRKGRDMRTETDLEDLTVILEYHKKVPFYGYRKVSRVLLPEHPHLTRKRVRRLMKRFGLRALYPGPNLSKARNDHKKYPYLLRGKQIRHPNQVWASDITYIGLPQGHVYLVAIVDLYSRKVLSWRLSNSMDPSFCVAALQEAIETYGVPAIFNTDQGSQFTSRAYLSVLEEHQVEISMDGVGRALDNVYVERLWRSLKYEDIYLRSYESMVELHHGIEHYFTFYNTERLHQSLEYRTPEEMHQSFATENPLPLAA from the coding sequence ATGATTGATCCGAACCATCCCGAGCTGAGCATAGCGCAGCAGTGTCGTACTCTTGAGGTCACTCGGAGCTCCTACTACCGCAAAGGCCGAGATATGCGAACAGAGACGGATCTGGAGGATCTCACAGTCATTCTGGAGTATCACAAGAAGGTCCCCTTTTACGGCTATCGCAAAGTATCACGAGTGCTGTTACCCGAGCATCCTCACCTGACCAGAAAACGAGTCAGGCGGCTGATGAAGCGTTTTGGACTGCGGGCATTATATCCTGGGCCAAATCTGAGCAAGGCACGCAACGATCACAAGAAATATCCGTATTTGTTGCGCGGTAAGCAAATACGGCATCCCAATCAGGTTTGGGCCAGTGATATCACCTATATTGGTCTTCCGCAGGGGCACGTCTATCTGGTGGCTATAGTGGATCTGTACTCTCGTAAGGTCTTGAGCTGGCGGCTTTCGAATAGCATGGATCCGTCATTCTGTGTTGCCGCGCTGCAGGAGGCGATCGAGACCTATGGGGTCCCGGCGATCTTTAACACGGATCAGGGTAGCCAGTTCACAAGCAGGGCCTACCTGTCGGTGTTGGAAGAACACCAGGTGGAGATCAGCATGGACGGGGTTGGCCGCGCACTGGACAATGTGTATGTCGAACGACTGTGGCGCTCATTGAAATATGAGGATATCTACCTGCGGTCATATGAGAGCATGGTGGAATTACATCATGGGATTGAACACTACTTCACGTTCTACAACACCGAACGGCTACACCAGTCGCTGGAGTACAGGACACCGGAAGAGATGCATCAATCATTCGCTACGGAGAACCCGCTGCCGTTGGCAGCGTAG
- a CDS encoding transposase → MRKSYNTAFKSKVALEAIKEQETIQQIALKYDVHPNQVSQWKKQLPDNLPATFERPNKKREEERRLEQERDQLLRTVGELTVVNEFLKKKHREYYGKDPE, encoded by the coding sequence ATGAGGAAGAGCTACAACACCGCATTCAAATCGAAAGTGGCACTTGAGGCTATCAAGGAGCAGGAGACCATACAGCAGATTGCACTTAAATACGATGTGCATCCGAACCAGGTATCGCAGTGGAAAAAGCAGCTGCCGGACAATCTTCCTGCGACTTTCGAGCGTCCTAATAAGAAGCGAGAAGAGGAGCGCAGGCTTGAGCAGGAGCGCGACCAACTGCTGCGAACTGTTGGAGAACTGACAGTTGTGAACGAATTCCTCAAAAAAAAACACCGCGAGTATTACGGGAAAGATCCGGAATGA
- a CDS encoding ABC transporter substrate-binding protein: protein MFTVFRTPEREDLYKWVGPIDSGSIFFYKRADNPLTINSIEDARNVDIIACRYAGLIPDLLRSMGFTNLETTATDSIQIYTKLLLGRCDLGISDTDLGVIYYLKEIGVPTNALTKIPVKVFEAELYIACSKDMPDSVVSDWQNTLEIFRNSEKYKEIRNKYYH, encoded by the coding sequence ATGTTTACAGTATTTCGTACCCCGGAGCGTGAAGATCTATATAAATGGGTTGGGCCCATAGATTCCGGATCAATATTTTTCTACAAAAGAGCCGATAATCCATTAACAATTAATTCTATAGAAGATGCGAGAAATGTAGACATTATTGCTTGCCGCTATGCTGGACTTATTCCAGACTTATTACGTTCTATGGGCTTTACCAATCTTGAAACCACAGCAACAGATAGCATTCAGATTTATACCAAATTATTACTGGGAAGATGTGATTTAGGTATCAGTGATACGGATTTAGGTGTTATTTATTATCTTAAGGAAATAGGCGTACCTACTAATGCATTGACTAAGATTCCTGTAAAAGTATTCGAAGCAGAATTGTATATCGCATGCAGTAAAGATATGCCTGACAGTGTTGTCAGTGATTGGCAAAACACTCTCGAAATATTTAGAAATAGTGAGAAGTATAAAGAAATTCGTAATAAGTATTATCACTAA
- a CDS encoding MBL fold metallo-hydrolase, whose protein sequence is MSDWFTIDQIDDDTFIISEYRHWEETHCYLLNGSEHSLLIDTGLGICNIHDEVIKLTDKPITAVATHIHWDHIGGHEYFPDFYAHQDELNWLNGEFPLTLQQIKKMVVDRCDLPKGYDVDEYKFFQGNPTRVLKDNEYIDIGNRSIQVHHTAGHSPGHMCFWENERGYLFTGDLVYKDTLFAYYPSTDPEAYLRSLERIATLPVKRVFPAHHSLDIHPEILMRMRNAFQQLHHDGKLHHGSGTFDYGDWAVWL, encoded by the coding sequence ATGAGTGATTGGTTTACAATAGATCAAATTGATGATGACACTTTCATTATCAGCGAGTATCGTCATTGGGAAGAAACCCATTGTTATCTACTGAATGGATCGGAACATAGTTTACTGATTGATACCGGTCTCGGCATCTGCAACATCCATGATGAAGTAATCAAGCTGACAGATAAACCAATAACCGCTGTGGCGACACACATTCACTGGGATCATATTGGAGGGCATGAATATTTTCCTGACTTTTACGCTCATCAGGATGAACTAAATTGGCTTAATGGAGAATTCCCACTGACATTACAGCAGATTAAAAAAATGGTGGTTGACCGTTGTGACCTTCCAAAAGGGTATGATGTCGATGAATATAAGTTCTTTCAGGGAAATCCAACAAGGGTCCTGAAGGATAATGAATATATAGATATTGGTAATCGCAGCATTCAGGTTCATCATACAGCTGGTCATTCACCGGGACATATGTGTTTCTGGGAAAATGAACGTGGATATCTTTTTACCGGGGATTTGGTTTATAAGGATACGTTATTTGCTTATTATCCATCAACCGACCCGGAAGCATACCTCAGATCTCTGGAACGGATAGCGACACTTCCCGTGAAGCGAGTTTTTCCGGCCCATCACTCCCTGGATATTCACCCTGAGATTCTGATGAGAATGCGGAACGCTTTTCAGCAGTTACACCATGATGGAAAATTACATCACGGCAGTGGAACATTTGACTATGGTGATTGGGCTGTATGGCTATAA
- a CDS encoding GNAT family N-acetyltransferase: MIRLLKKSEYPIWIEIAEEVEVLFGPMVQIKEFQEGIKESIKNNDAYCSTNDVGVITGIVSLDRTNNEISWLAVRKQYRGNNIGKDLVRKAIDELKRSGNIYVTTFASGVDVGKSARHIYENNGFIDRKPAGKNPAGIETVLMVKNFVHERFF; this comes from the coding sequence ATGATAAGACTGCTAAAAAAGTCTGAATACCCGATCTGGATTGAAATAGCTGAGGAGGTAGAGGTTTTATTTGGCCCTATGGTACAAATAAAGGAGTTTCAAGAAGGAATTAAAGAATCCATAAAAAATAATGATGCATACTGTTCTACTAATGATGTAGGCGTAATTACCGGAATAGTTTCATTGGATCGTACTAATAATGAGATTTCCTGGTTAGCAGTCAGAAAACAGTATCGAGGCAATAATATAGGGAAAGATTTAGTTAGAAAAGCGATAGATGAATTGAAGAGGAGTGGCAACATATATGTCACAACTTTTGCATCAGGAGTCGATGTTGGCAAGAGTGCAAGACATATTTACGAAAACAATGGGTTTATTGATCGTAAACCTGCCGGGAAGAATCCTGCAGGGATTGAGACCGTTTTAATGGTAAAGAATTTTGTCCATGAACGATTCTTCTAA
- a CDS encoding DNA alkylation repair protein: MKSINEIIAQLKQRSTEKYKMNVVRMGIPENYSIGVPTSDIRNLGKSIGISQELAVELWETKYHEARLLSILIMDIREIDHNIVEKLMDDVISWDLCDHICKNLIINLDDYEDFIFNWCNERKVYLKRAAYCLISSSVIKFKNIDDEKIDNYLELIKLYSDDSRLHVKKAISWALREIGKMNHNSHEKAVLMAHDLCESTDKNRTWVGKTSLKELSRLVSINERKRLISTNTKMGIKGS; this comes from the coding sequence ATGAAATCGATTAACGAGATAATCGCTCAACTGAAACAACGGAGCACTGAGAAATACAAGATGAATGTTGTTCGCATGGGTATTCCGGAGAATTACAGTATAGGTGTACCTACATCGGATATTCGAAATCTTGGAAAATCAATCGGGATCTCTCAGGAGCTGGCAGTTGAGCTCTGGGAAACGAAATATCATGAGGCGCGACTCTTATCCATATTAATTATGGATATCCGGGAGATAGACCATAATATTGTTGAGAAGTTGATGGATGATGTTATTTCCTGGGATCTATGCGATCACATCTGTAAAAATCTAATCATTAACCTGGACGATTACGAAGATTTCATCTTTAACTGGTGTAATGAAAGAAAGGTATACTTAAAACGTGCTGCCTATTGTTTAATCAGTTCTTCCGTTATTAAATTCAAAAATATTGATGACGAGAAAATCGATAATTATCTTGAACTTATCAAGCTTTACAGTGACGATTCAAGACTTCATGTAAAGAAAGCCATAAGTTGGGCCTTGAGAGAGATTGGAAAAATGAATCACAACTCCCATGAAAAAGCAGTATTAATGGCTCACGATTTATGCGAAAGCACTGATAAGAACAGAACCTGGGTAGGAAAAACGTCATTGAAAGAATTAAGCCGGTTGGTTTCGATAAATGAAAGAAAGAGGTTGATCTCCACTAACACAAAGATGGGTATAAAGGGTTCATGA
- a CDS encoding HEAT repeat domain-containing protein has protein sequence MYDVQFLIENSNLPGPRGNLKLLYDFSKNASEDIIDKCLEYIKPDVRNSPEEFVAMCGVLSFSTYNKNNLKKVIPFLKRTANHGSWRVREAVAIAIQEIFSDKVDTALDGLRSLIQGNDIERRAVVAGLCEPKLLNNEDVNKKILDILLELSKPFSHDNKLDEESTALRKALGYGWSVVVSKGPENGKIIFEELFELHGKHINWIIKENLKKNRLQKMDPEWVKQCLLKM, from the coding sequence ATGTATGATGTTCAATTTCTAATAGAAAATTCAAATCTTCCAGGACCCAGGGGAAATTTGAAATTATTATATGATTTTTCTAAAAATGCTTCAGAAGATATAATTGATAAATGTTTGGAGTATATTAAGCCGGATGTTAGAAATTCTCCTGAAGAATTTGTGGCAATGTGTGGTGTTTTGTCATTTTCAACTTATAATAAAAATAATTTAAAGAAGGTAATTCCTTTTTTAAAACGTACTGCAAATCATGGGAGCTGGAGAGTAAGAGAAGCTGTAGCAATAGCCATTCAAGAGATATTCTCAGATAAAGTAGATACGGCTCTTGATGGATTGAGAAGTTTAATTCAAGGAAATGATATAGAGAGAAGAGCTGTTGTGGCAGGTCTTTGTGAGCCAAAATTGTTAAATAACGAAGATGTAAATAAAAAGATTCTTGATATTCTGCTGGAATTATCGAAGCCATTTTCGCACGATAATAAGCTTGACGAGGAAAGTACAGCATTAAGAAAGGCTTTAGGATATGGATGGAGTGTAGTGGTTAGTAAAGGACCAGAAAATGGAAAAATTATTTTTGAAGAATTGTTCGAGTTACATGGCAAGCATATAAACTGGATTATCAAAGAGAATTTAAAGAAAAACAGGTTACAAAAGATGGATCCGGAATGGGTGAAACAATGCTTGTTGAAAATGTGA